The Dethiosulfovibrio peptidovorans DSM 11002 nucleotide sequence GGTGCTGGATGTCACCTCTCTCAGGGGATGGAGCGCCTGGCAGGGCCCAATGGGAGAGAGACTGGCGAGGGCCATGTCAGATTTGACTTTTTTGGGATGTTCTCTCGTCGGCTGGGGAGCCGACTCGGTGAAAGACTCCGGTCTTACGGATAAAAGGGACGAGGGAGTAGCCCTGTCAGATCCCGGCTGGTACAGCTGGTCCGAGATAGCTTCGTCGGTGAGGCCTGGAGCGGTTTTGCATTTGGGGAGTGGCGTAAAACTTACCGATCAGGCCAAGGATAGGCTGTCCGCCATAGGCGTGACCCTGGAGGTGAGCCGACGTTGTTGAGCTACGAGCTTATAGTCAAGCCGTCAGATACGGCCAAGAGGATGATGTTAAGACGGGTCCCGTCCAGCGAGAAAAAAAGGATAGAGACGGCTCGCTGGGGCGCTGTACTGCTTTTACAGGGACAGGTCGCCGAGCTTGTCGCCGCGGTGGACGACGGGGTTAAAAGGGCCTCCGTTGAAGCCGTGGAGATCCTGGGTAACTGTCCGCAACACATACAGACCGTCGCCCTTATCGGAGGGGTCTCCGAGTGTCGTGCGTCCCTTGACGGACTGAAGGAAGGGGGACGACTGAAATGAAATTGGGCAGGGTCGTAGGCAACGTGGTAGCTACCAGAAAAGACGATCGACTTATCGGACATAAACTTCTGATAGTTCGTCTCCTCTCCCCCAAGGGGGACGGCGATCTAGGCCCTTCTGTCAAGGGAGAAAACTTTATTATAGCGGTCGATATGGTTGGTGCCGGCATAGGAGAGGACGTAATAGTCTGTTCCGGTAGCTCTGCTGCTAAATCCTCCGGTGTTCCGGATGCTCCTATCGACGGCGCTATAGTCGGTATCGTCGATTCTGCCGACGTGGACCCAAGAGAGGTCGGTTAGGCAGATGACCAGACTCTACACTGGAGGAGGGGACGGAGGCACTACGTCGTTATTGGACGGGACCAGGGTTCAAAAAGACGACCCCCGAATCGATCTCAACGGGACCCTCGACGAAGCTCAGGCAGCTATAGGAATGGCCAGGAGCATGGCTCCCGGGAGGTTTTTATCCGATATGGAGGAGCTGGAACACACCCTTTTCCTCCTGATGGCCTACGTGGCTCGAGGGGACAGGGACATATCGTCGCCACCGGCCGAT carries:
- a CDS encoding EutN/CcmL family microcompartment protein; protein product: MKLGRVVGNVVATRKDDRLIGHKLLIVRLLSPKGDGDLGPSVKGENFIIAVDMVGAGIGEDVIVCSGSSAAKSSGVPDAPIDGAIVGIVDSADVDPREVG